In the Bacteroidota bacterium genome, CTTTGTTACCATTTGTTATTCTTTCAATTCGTTGATTTCCCTTTTTGTTAGCCCTGTCATTTTTGAAATTATTTCTATTGAATAACCTTCTTTTAAGCCTATTCTTGCAGCTTCCTTTTTCTCCTCAATCTTTCCTTCTTCTTTTGCCGTATCTAATGAATTTTTCAGGTCTCGATAATATTTCAAACTATCTTCATAATCCTGATATTCTTCCTTACTGAATTTTGCTATTTCTGCCGTTTCAAATAATTGAAGAAATATATTTTCTTTCAATTTTTCTGGTATCCTGTCAAGTTTGTGTAAGTTTCTCAAGATATAGAGCCATTTGTCAAAACCCGTTTCCAGTTCTTCAATTTTCTTTTTGAATTTTGGCATTTCCAAATAAATGAAAGTCAACTTGTCATAAAAGACCTCCTTAGTTTCCAAATCGGTGAGTTTTACGTCATAACGAAATTTGCCGGGTTGGTTTTTGTCTTCGTCAAACACAAAGTCTAAAATCGCTATTGTATAAACTTTTTCCAATTTGAAATTCCATTCGCTTCCTTTTATTGCTTGTTCCTGAATTGGGAAAGTTGAATAATAAACTGTTCTGTCTTTAAAGAATTTTTGTTTGGTCTTTTGAATTTCAACAATGAATTTTTCCCCTTTTTCATTTGTGCAGTACAAATCAAAAACAGCTTTCCGGTTTAATTCTACCCTTCCAAGATTTTCATTTTTCAAGTAAGTCAGTTCAGTTATTCTTCCTTGTTCTTCTTTAAGCAATTCATTCAGAAAATCAAGTAACAAACCCTTGTTTGGTTCTTCTCCAAAAAGTCTTTTAAATCCGTAATCTGTAAATGGATTTATATATTTTTCTCTAAACTCTTTCATGCAATTTATTTTTATTTCAAAGGTACTATTTTTTTTGTCATTCTCAATTTTATATTTTTGTGAAGAATGCTTTCATTAATAAATGGTAACATCTGTATAAACGGAACTTCCGTTTATTTCCATTATGTGCAG is a window encoding:
- a CDS encoding Rpn family recombination-promoting nuclease/putative transposase, translated to MKEFREKYINPFTDYGFKRLFGEEPNKGLLLDFLNELLKEEQGRITELTYLKNENLGRVELNRKAVFDLYCTNEKGEKFIVEIQKTKQKFFKDRTVYYSTFPIQEQAIKGSEWNFKLEKVYTIAILDFVFDEDKNQPGKFRYDVKLTDLETKEVFYDKLTFIYLEMPKFKKKIEELETGFDKWLYILRNLHKLDRIPEKLKENIFLQLFETAEIAKFSKEEYQDYEDSLKYYRDLKNSLDTAKEEGKIEEKKEAARIGLKEGYSIEIISKMTGLTKREINELKE